A genomic window from Lepisosteus oculatus isolate fLepOcu1 chromosome 27, fLepOcu1.hap2, whole genome shotgun sequence includes:
- the gpatch4 gene encoding G patch domain-containing protein 4, translating into MADAAEDKSRGLKFAERQLLRHGWQQGKGLGKRENGISEAIKVKVKCDKTGVGHSPGEEFTFHWWDHVFNKAAAGLSVESSKDGVTVQKLLEEEGPVSNKKPRKAELSRAKLYGRFIKSATLLSGEEQPEEKPGSSADSSDSEDEDRRLDLSSTTKLSDDDLIKVCGGRTAHKGARHGFKMSAKLARLEQQEREFLEKYGKKSQPGGSDASPASRGQQHQQQQQQEEEEEGRTGKRKKKKKKQQQRLEEREALMEEEGHCSETGASGQQDLPRKKKKKGKRGRSEAILEQEQGNGAGEEEEEEEEGRKKRKSNKKCRQEPEEEQAEDSERSRKKKKKKKKAQDE; encoded by the exons ATGGCGGACGCCGCGGAGGACAAGAGCCGAGGGCTGAAGTTCGCCGAGCGGCAGCTGCTCCGACACGGCTGGCAGCAGG GAAAAGGTCTGGGTAAGCGGGAGAACGGGATTTCGGAAGCCATCAAAGTGAAAGTGAAATGCGATAAGACTGGG gTGGGCCACAGTCCGGGAGAGGAGTTCACCTTCCACTGGTGGGACCACGTGTTCAACAAGGCTGCGGCCGGCCTGTCTGTGGAGTCCAGCAAG GACGGCGTGACGGTGCAGAagctgctggaggaggaggGGCCCGTCTCGAACAAGAAGCCGCGGAAAGCGGAGCTCAGCAGGGCCAAGCTGTACGGCCGGTTCATCAAG TCGGCCACCCTGCTGTCGGGGGAAGAGCAGCCCGAGGAGAAGCCGGGGAGCTCGGCGGACAGCAGTGACTCCGAGGACGAAGACCGGAGATTGGACCTGTCCTCCACCACCAA GTTGTCAGATGATGACCTCATCAAAGTCTGCGGGGGGCGCACGGCTCACAA GGGAGCCCGGCACGGCTTCAAGATGAGCGCCAAGCTCGCCAGGCTGGAGCAGCAGGAGAGGGAGTTCCTGGAGAAATACGGCAAGAAATCCCAGCCAGGGGGCTCGGACGCCAGCcccgccagcagggggcagcagcaccagcagcagcagcagcaggaggaggaggaggagggcaggaCAGGcaagaggaagaagaaaaagaagaagcagcagcagcgcTTGGAGGAGAGGGAGGCCCTGATGGAAGAGGAAGGGCACTGCTCCGAGACGGGGGCAAGTGGGCAGCAGGATTTGCCccggaagaagaagaagaaagggAAGAGGGGTAGAAGCGAGGCCATCctggagcaggagcagggaaaTGGTgccggagaggaggaggaggaggaggaggaaggcaggaagaagaggaagagcaaTAAGAAGTGCAGACAAGAGCCCGAGGAGGAACAGGCAGAGGACTCGGAGAGGagcaggaagaaaaagaaaaagaagaagaaagcacAGGATGAGTGA
- the naxe gene encoding NAD(P)H-hydrate epimerase — translation MLGLRALFGIGVLVTSRCVRGGGVLAHKGECPVIGGRGLLNGVCTRLSSSSSMEPARPIKYLSQEEAQRIDEELFTEYRFSVDQLMELAGLSCATAIAKAYPVSSLTKSPPAVLVICGPGNNGGDGLVCARHLKLFGYEPAIVYPKRPSKPLFESLTVQCEKMGLRFLPEVPAEPDLIDEAYNLVVDAIFGFSFKGAVREPFGGILSTLKKVTVPIASIDIPSGWDVEKGNPDGLQPDMLISLTAPKKAAQLFRGRYHYLGGRFVPQALESKYQLNLPEYPSTDCVRRLM, via the exons ATGTTGGGGCTGCGAGCTCTTTTCGGGATCGGGGTCCTGGTGACGTCGCGCTGCGTGCGGGGAGGCGGGGTCCTTGCACACAAAGGGGAGTGTCCTGTGATCGGTGGGCGTGGCCTACTCAACGGGGTGTGTACCAGACTaagctcctcctcctccatggAGCCAGCCCGCCCCATCAAATACCTCAg tcaggAGGAGGCCCAGCGGATCGACGAGGAGCTCTTCACTGAGTATCGCTTCAGTGTGGACCAGCTGATGGAGCTCGCCGGACTGAGCTGCGCCACGGCTATCGCCAAG GCGTATCCTGTGTCCTCTCTGACCAAGAGCCCCCCTGCAGTGCTGGTAATCTGTGGTCCAGGCAACAACGGGGGAGACGGCCTGGTCTGTGCCCGCCACCTCAAGCTCTTC GGATACGAGCCCGCCATCGTGTACCCCAAGCGGCCCAGCAAGCCCCTGTTCGAGAGCCTCACCGTCCAGTGTGAGAAGATGGGCCTCCGCTTCCTGCCCGAGGTGCCAGCCGAG CCGGACCTGATCGACGAGGCCTATAACCTGGTGGTCGATGCCATCTTCGGCTTCAGCTTCAAAGGAGCCGTGAGGGAGCCGTTCGGAGGCATCCTGAGCACCCTGAAGAAAGTCACCGTGCCCATCGCCAGCATCGACATCCCCTCTG GCTGGGATGTGGAGAAGGGCAATCCCGACGGCCTGCAGCCCGACATGCTCATCTCTCTCACCGCCCCCAAGAAGGCCGCCCAGCTCTTCCGAGGGCGATACCACTACCTGGGGGGGCGCTTTGTGCCCCAGGCGCTGGAGAGCAAATACCAGCTCAACCTGCCTGAGTACCCAAGCACAGACTGCGTCCGCCGGCTGATGTAG